The window ATCCGGTAAAAGGACTTCTTGCCCATCTGCACCGCCAATGGGCTCTTGGCCGCTATCTTGGCCGCCATCTTTTGGGTGGCCGCCTCCAGCTCATCCTTGGGCACTATCTTGTTGATCAAGCCGATCCGATAGGCCTCGTCCGCATCGATCATGTCTCCGGTCAGTACCAGCTCCAGGGCCTTTTTCCGGCCCAGATTCCGGGCCAGGGGCACGGCCGGGCCCATGCAGAACAGCCCGACATTCACCGCAGTGGCCCCGAACCTGGCCCCTTCGGCGGCAATGGCCAGATCAGCTGAGGCCACAACACCGATCCCGTTGGCCACGGCCAGATCCTGGACCGAGGCGATAACCGGGGTGCCCATCCGGGAAATGATCAGGCTCATCTCCTCCATCTGCTGGACCCAGGCGTAATAGTCCACGGCCTCTTTGCCTTCCAGCTCAGTGATATCGATACCGGCGCAGAAGGCCTTGCCCTCTCCCTTGACCACCACCACCCGGACCTGCTGGTCATCCTCCAGCTCCTGCAGAGCCTGGGCGAATTCCCGGGCAAGAGGGGTATTGAAGGTATTCAGGTTCTCGGGCCTGTTCAAGGTGATGGTGCCGATAAATTCGTCCACTTCCACGCGAATCGCTTCATAGCTCATGTTTTCTCTCTCCTGTCGGCGGTAATAGGCATTGCATTCAGCCGCTGCCTCCAGTCCTCGGCGCAGACCAGGGACACAATGTCCTCGGTCAGGGAATAGGGATCACTCTGCTTTCCGGCCAAAGCCGTGAGCATTTCCTCCCATTTTCCACTTTCATGCAAGGATTCGACCACCTTGTCCACCAAGCCGCTGTCCAGGGCATGCTTGAGCTGCACTCCAGCCTTTCTCCGCTCCCGTTCCTTTAACACATCGCTGTCCCGCAGCAGCTCATAGTGTTCATCGATCTTGGACCGGACCTGATCCACCTTGGCCAAAAAAGGTTCAGACTGGGCCAGGTTCTCCACGGTCAGGATCGGAGGCCTCCATCCGGACCGGAAGCCGTCGGCCATATCCAGGGCCCGGGTCAGCTCGTTGAGCAGCTTGGCAGCACCCGGCTGGTCCGCCTTGTTGATCACAAACAGGTCGGCGATCTCCATGACCCCGGCCTTGATGGTCTGCACCTCATCCCCCATTCCCGGGGTCAGGACCAGGAGGATGGAGTGGGCGTTGTTCATGATGTCCACCTCGGATTGGCCGGTGCCCACGGTCTCGACCAGGATGATATCCTTGCCCATGGCATCCAGGACATGGATGGCCTCGTCCACGGCATCGGAGAGTCCGCCCAGGGCACCCCGGGTGGCCAGGCTGCGGATGAACACACCCTTGTCCTCGGCATGCTTCTGCATCCGGACCCGGTCCCCGAGGATCGCACCCCCGGTGAACGGGCTGGTCGGATCCACGGCCAGCACGCCCACGGTCTTCCCCTGTTTGCGGTAGTTGGTGATCAGTGCGTCGCTGAGGGTACTCTTGCCCGCTCCCGGAGCTCCGGTCAGACCGATGACATGGGCCCTGCCGGTCAGGGGGAACAGGCTTTTGA is drawn from Desulfovermiculus halophilus DSM 18834 and contains these coding sequences:
- a CDS encoding enoyl-CoA hydratase/isomerase family protein gives rise to the protein MSYEAIRVEVDEFIGTITLNRPENLNTFNTPLAREFAQALQELEDDQQVRVVVVKGEGKAFCAGIDITELEGKEAVDYYAWVQQMEEMSLIISRMGTPVIASVQDLAVANGIGVVASADLAIAAEGARFGATAVNVGLFCMGPAVPLARNLGRKKALELVLTGDMIDADEAYRIGLINKIVPKDELEAATQKMAAKIAAKSPLAVQMGKKSFYRMEDLDYASAFEMANNHFALLCSTQDAHEGVSAFLNKRSPEWKGR
- the meaB gene encoding methylmalonyl Co-A mutase-associated GTPase MeaB, which produces MNKGTVLAEQTHTPAQGPNTTDRIVERIRNGDVRTVSRLIRNIEDKNPRATELIKSLFPLTGRAHVIGLTGAPGAGKSTLSDALITNYRKQGKTVGVLAVDPTSPFTGGAILGDRVRMQKHAEDKGVFIRSLATRGALGGLSDAVDEAIHVLDAMGKDIILVETVGTGQSEVDIMNNAHSILLVLTPGMGDEVQTIKAGVMEIADLFVINKADQPGAAKLLNELTRALDMADGFRSGWRPPILTVENLAQSEPFLAKVDQVRSKIDEHYELLRDSDVLKERERRKAGVQLKHALDSGLVDKVVESLHESGKWEEMLTALAGKQSDPYSLTEDIVSLVCAEDWRQRLNAMPITADRREKT